Proteins from a genomic interval of Pseudomonas versuta:
- a CDS encoding Ig-like domain-containing protein: MATPNTPAFITQIVDQDIDYTGDIYDRDITVDPTPQLSGSAPVNSHVYIYDDGKLIGSVQADGEGNWSFTPDRDLGTGSHALTVMAHGKMSEPVVITVQASGASTGRPVITSVVDNEGEPGQVEHGATISDKPPTLSGTAAPNAYVEIFSSGRSVGFTQANAEGHWTITPTLPEGLNILSVKSQGQHSDIFTLTVESATSVKPIIESVHDNHGESAMVGDGGSTDDNTPTVSGTARPGAIVQLYANGREVGRAQADSNGNWSITSSALDNGEQVLKVTSDGKFSDGFTINVEASTTPELPELSIQTVYDDQGESGMVGDGGSTDDNTPTVSGTARPGAIVQLYANGREVGRAQADSNGNWSITTSALDNGQQVLKVSSEGKFSDGFTINVEASTTPQLSIQTVYDDQGESGMVGDGGSTDDNTPTVSGTARPGAIVQLYANGREVGRAQADSNGNWSITTSALDNGQQVLKVSSEGKFSDGFTINVEASTTPQLSIQTVYDDQGESGMVGDGGSTDDNTPTVTGTARPGAIVQLYANGREVGRAQADSNGNWSITTSALDNGQQVLKVSSEGKFSDGFTINVEASTTPQLSIQTVYDDQGESGMVGDGASTDDNTPTVSGTARPGAIVQLYANGREVGRAQADSNGNWSITTSALDSGEQVLKVSSEGKFSDGFTINVEASTTPQLSIQTVYDDQGESGMVGDGASTDDNTPTVSGTARPGAIVQLYANGREVGRAQADSNGNWSITTSALDSGEQVLKVSSEGKFSDGFTINVEAPTTPELPELSIQSVYDDQGESGMVGEGGSTDDNTPTVSGTARPGAIVQLYANGREVGRAQADSNGNWSITPSALDNGQQVLKVSSEGKFSDSYLIDVQVPAEGGEPVRPAIEYVYDDFGSDVGQRFSGNTTDDRSPLLAGTAGPHAIVEIYSNGQLIYTLQASETGHWVYTAWLPYGEHTLTAVVGGVSSEPFDLIVVDPSQAPVAGELNNALSLDSLLADSHLDVFGEITEPVAELDPAQTLQLMEAFMSEPANALGGNVADLGCMPLTAELVLPVEELLQPPL, from the coding sequence ATGGCAACTCCGAATACGCCTGCTTTCATTACGCAAATAGTTGATCAAGACATTGACTACACTGGCGATATTTATGACCGCGACATCACGGTCGACCCAACTCCCCAATTGAGCGGCAGTGCGCCTGTCAACAGCCATGTCTACATATATGACGATGGAAAACTGATCGGTAGTGTCCAGGCGGACGGTGAAGGAAACTGGAGCTTCACTCCTGATCGCGATCTCGGCACTGGCTCTCATGCTCTGACCGTTATGGCTCACGGCAAAATGAGCGAACCGGTAGTTATTACGGTGCAGGCAAGCGGGGCTTCCACTGGTCGTCCAGTCATTACCAGTGTTGTCGACAATGAAGGTGAACCGGGTCAGGTGGAGCACGGCGCGACCATCAGCGACAAACCGCCAACCCTGTCCGGTACTGCCGCCCCCAACGCCTATGTCGAGATTTTTTCCAGCGGTCGTTCCGTTGGCTTTACCCAGGCCAATGCAGAGGGGCACTGGACCATCACCCCAACTCTTCCAGAAGGGCTGAATATCCTTAGCGTCAAATCCCAGGGACAACACAGCGACATCTTCACACTTACTGTTGAGTCGGCGACATCGGTCAAGCCGATCATCGAAAGCGTCCACGATAATCATGGTGAATCGGCCATGGTGGGCGATGGCGGCAGCACAGACGACAACACCCCTACGGTCTCGGGTACTGCGCGGCCGGGTGCAATCGTTCAGCTGTACGCCAACGGTCGTGAAGTAGGGCGGGCCCAGGCCGACAGTAACGGCAACTGGAGCATCACCAGTTCCGCTCTGGACAATGGCGAGCAGGTGCTGAAAGTTACCTCCGACGGGAAGTTCAGCGACGGCTTCACCATTAATGTAGAGGCCTCCACAACTCCCGAGCTTCCTGAACTGAGTATCCAGACTGTCTACGACGATCAGGGTGAGTCGGGCATGGTGGGCGATGGCGGCAGCACTGACGACAACACCCCTACGGTCTCGGGTACTGCGCGGCCGGGTGCAATCGTTCAGCTGTATGCCAACGGTCGTGAAGTAGGCCGCGCCCAGGCTGACAGCAACGGTAACTGGAGCATCACCACGTCCGCCCTGGACAATGGCCAGCAGGTATTGAAGGTCTCCTCAGAAGGGAAATTCAGCGACGGCTTCACCATCAATGTCGAGGCCTCCACAACCCCTCAACTGAGTATCCAGACTGTCTACGACGATCAGGGTGAGTCGGGCATGGTGGGCGATGGCGGCAGCACTGACGACAACACCCCTACGGTCTCGGGTACTGCGCGGCCGGGTGCAATCGTTCAGCTGTATGCCAACGGTCGTGAAGTAGGCCGCGCCCAGGCCGACAGCAACGGCAACTGGAGCATCACCACGTCCGCCCTGGACAATGGCCAGCAGGTATTGAAGGTCTCCTCAGAAGGGAAATTCAGCGACGGCTTCACCATCAATGTCGAGGCCTCCACAACCCCTCAACTGAGTATCCAGACTGTCTACGACGATCAGGGTGAGTCGGGCATGGTGGGCGATGGCGGCAGCACTGACGACAACACCCCTACGGTCACGGGCACCGCGCGGCCGGGTGCAATCGTTCAACTGTATGCCAACGGTCGCGAAGTAGGTCGCGCCCAGGCTGACAGCAACGGTAACTGGAGCATCACCACGTCCGCCCTGGACAATGGCCAGCAGGTATTGAAGGTCTCCTCAGAAGGGAAATTCAGCGACGGCTTCACCATCAATGTCGAGGCCTCCACAACCCCTCAACTGAGTATCCAGACTGTCTACGACGATCAGGGTGAGTCGGGCATGGTGGGCGATGGCGCCAGCACTGACGACAACACCCCTACGGTCTCGGGTACTGCGCGGCCGGGTGCAATTGTTCAGCTGTATGCCAACGGTCGCGAAGTAGGTCGCGCCCAGGCCGACAGCAACGGCAACTGGAGCATCACCACGTCCGCCCTGGACAGTGGCGAGCAGGTGCTGAAAGTGTCCTCCGAGGGTAAATTCAGCGACGGCTTCACCATCAATGTCGAGGCCTCCACAACCCCTCAACTGAGTATCCAGACTGTCTACGACGATCAGGGTGAGTCGGGCATGGTGGGCGATGGCGCCAGCACTGACGACAACACCCCTACGGTCTCGGGTACTGCGCGGCCGGGTGCAATTGTTCAGCTGTATGCCAACGGTCGCGAAGTAGGTCGCGCCCAGGCCGACAGCAACGGCAACTGGAGCATCACCACGTCCGCCCTGGACAGTGGCGAGCAGGTGCTGAAAGTGTCCTCCGAGGGTAAATTCAGCGACGGCTTCACCATCAATGTCGAGGCCCCAACAACTCCGGAGCTTCCTGAGCTGAGTATCCAGAGCGTCTACGACGATCAGGGTGAATCGGGCATGGTGGGCGAGGGCGGCAGCACTGACGACAACACCCCTACGGTCTCGGGTACCGCGCGGCCGGGTGCAATCGTTCAGCTGTATGCCAACGGTCGTGAAGTAGGTCGCGCCCAGGCCGACAGCAACGGCAACTGGAGCATCACGCCATCCGCCCTGGACAATGGCCAGCAGGTATTGAAGGTCTCCTCAGAAGGCAAATTCAGCGACAGCTACTTGATTGATGTTCAAGTACCAGCCGAAGGGGGAGAGCCTGTTCGCCCTGCTATCGAATACGTCTATGACGATTTCGGCAGTGATGTCGGTCAACGCTTCAGTGGCAATACCACCGACGATCGCTCGCCCTTGTTGGCCGGCACCGCAGGCCCGCATGCAATCGTTGAGATTTATTCTAACGGCCAGTTGATTTACACCCTGCAGGCCAGTGAAACAGGGCATTGGGTCTACACGGCTTGGTTGCCTTATGGTGAACATACGCTCACAGCGGTGGTCGGCGGCGTCAGCAGTGAGCCGTTCGACCTTATTGTTGTCGACCCATCGCAAGCGCCCGTAGCGGGCGAACTCAACAACGCGCTGTCACTCGACAGCTTATTGGCCGATAGCCATCTCGATGTGTTTGGCGAAATCACTGAGCCTGTGGCCGAGCTGGATCCTGCCCAGACCCTGCAATTGATGGAGGCCTTTATGTCCGAACCTGCAAATGCGCTGGGCGGTAACGTTGCAGACCTCGGCTGCATGCCATTGACAGCGGAGCTGGTACTGCCGGTTGAGGAGTTGCTGCAACCGCCGCTGTAA